AAAATTGACATTCCCTATTTTGCCTTTATGTTTTTAGGGGTTATTGTGCTTAATACTTTTTTAAGTGCCCATAAAGACACGCTTATTTTAAATACCTTTAGCATTCAATCTATTATTGAAAGCGGTCGATTCCTTTGCACCCTTTGCATTGTTTTTGCTATGGCTGCTTTAGGGCTTCAAATTGACTTTAAAAAATTTATCAAATTAGGCGGAAAAGCCTTTGGTTTAGCCTTTTTACTCTTTATTATCTTAATCTTTGGAGGATATTTGCTAACTCTCTGTTTCCAAGGAATCCTTTGGTAATTTTGCCTACTTTAGAGGCAATTTGCCACTGCCTCATCTAAATAATAGATATTTAAATACCCTGCTTCTACCAAATCAGTTCCGAGTAAAGACGCAGAATGCCCCAAATAGCAATTAATTAAAATCTTTTTATCTTGATTTAAAACTTCTTGTAACTCTTCTTGGGTGGTAATATTTCTAGCACCCCTTAAATGCCCTCTTCTAAAATCCTCTGGCATTCGGATATCCACACAAATCCACTCTTCATTTTCTAAAATATCTTTTAAATCTTCTTTATAAACTGCCTTTGCAAGACTTTTATAATTCTTTCCATAATACTGCATTATTCATCCTTTTACAAAATAACTTAAAGCACTTTTGCCAAATTTTCTTGTTTTTACACACTCAAAATCACCTAAATTTTGGGGGATTCTAAGGCTAGAAATATGCTCTAACACCACAATGCCAAAAACATTAGAATCCAAGCTCTTAATTATCTTAAAACATTTCTCATAGATTCCCTCCATTCCCTCACGCATATCAAAAGGTGGATCAAAATACCCAATGCTAAAATCCTTAATTCCCTTTAGTGTTTCTTTATAATTTTCAAAAGTATCACCAAAAATAATCTGGCAATCACAATCTTTGCAAACCTTTTGAATATTACTTTTTAAAACTTCATAAGATTCTCTATTCTGTTCAAAAAATATAGCACTTTTAGCTCCCCTACTTAATGCCTCAATGCCAATACTCCCACTCCCTGCAAAAAATTCCACAAAATTAGATCCTACTACATCGCAATTTAATGTATTAAAAAGCGATTCTTTTAAGATTGCTTTAGAAGAACGAGTAATCTCCAAAGGAGCCATTTGAAGATTTCTTCCTTTAAAAATTCCACCAATAACCTTTAAAGTAGCTTTTTTTGAATTATCTATCTGCATAGCTTTCCTTCCAATGCTCTAAAATAATGCCCTCAATCTCCCTTGCATATCTCTCCAAGACATCTCGAATCTTCTCATGCAAAACATCATCTCTTTTTTCTTGTTTTTGAAATTCCAAATCACTTAGCATTTCACGCCAATTTGCACTCTCAACATTAGCTTGTTTAATCTCCTCTTCTTCTTTATTTTCTTCTTGTTTTTGAATCCTTTCAAAAAATCTTTGCAATCTATCAATCAAAACCTCTTTAGTAAAAGGCTTATTTAAACTAGCATTTTCATATTCACCAATCAAAAAAACAGGTTTTTGAGAATCTATAGGCTGGGTAGCAACCACAAAATCACAAAATTTATAACTCGTCAAATAATCTTTTAAATACATTTCCAAAGTTTTACCCAATAAAAGAGAATCACTAATAAGAGCTATTTTCATACTTTTTCCTTAAATTCTACAAAGAAAAATTTTAAAACATTATATTAAAAAAAATACAAAAAAGTAAGAGGAAAGGTTTAAGTAAGAAAAAAAGTCAAAAACAAGGATAAATCCTTGTTTTCAGTTTATAGATATTATTTAATCACTCCACACACCATTCTAGCGCCTCCACCGCCT
This portion of the Helicobacter canadensis MIT 98-5491 genome encodes:
- a CDS encoding rhodanese-like domain-containing protein is translated as MQYYGKNYKSLAKAVYKEDLKDILENEEWICVDIRMPEDFRRGHLRGARNITTQEELQEVLNQDKKILINCYLGHSASLLGTDLVEAGYLNIYYLDEAVANCL
- the rsmD gene encoding 16S rRNA (guanine(966)-N(2))-methyltransferase RsmD, which translates into the protein MQIDNSKKATLKVIGGIFKGRNLQMAPLEITRSSKAILKESLFNTLNCDVVGSNFVEFFAGSGSIGIEALSRGAKSAIFFEQNRESYEVLKSNIQKVCKDCDCQIIFGDTFENYKETLKGIKDFSIGYFDPPFDMREGMEGIYEKCFKIIKSLDSNVFGIVVLEHISSLRIPQNLGDFECVKTRKFGKSALSYFVKG